The Luteitalea sp. genome has a segment encoding these proteins:
- the hemG gene encoding protoporphyrinogen oxidase has product MPRVIVVGGGIAGLAAAYELTRRGVDVRLLEAADRLGGLIRTDVVEGFTIDAGPDGFLVGKRGAVALCEDLGVMSRTIGTSLPRVAYVLRRGRLHPLPNGVALGVPTNLASLATTRLLSLRGKLRAACDLILPGSLAPGAADESIGSLLRRRLGREAVDWLAEPILGGIYGGNIDELSARLALPGLWQALTERRSIVVGMRAGRHLPPAGGAFRSFPGGMVELVQAIVDALPPGSIQCRAHVTGVTTSPDVTVMLASGARMRADGVVLAAPAHVAAELLESVDAVVADHCRSIPHTSLASVALAYPRSSVTHPLAGSGFVVPALEHDYPLTAATWVSSKWPGRAPHGFVLLRAFFGGSRGPDLVDLDDRTMAARAHEALSPLLGIVGDPTLTRVYRWRLASAQHTVGHGVRVAEIAARLGKHPRITLAGSGYRALGIPDCIADARATARGVADRLARGSG; this is encoded by the coding sequence ATGCCCCGTGTAATCGTCGTCGGTGGCGGCATCGCCGGCCTGGCGGCCGCCTACGAGCTCACGCGACGCGGCGTGGACGTGCGGCTGCTCGAAGCCGCCGATCGCCTCGGTGGTCTCATTCGGACCGACGTCGTGGAGGGCTTCACGATCGACGCCGGCCCAGACGGCTTCCTCGTTGGAAAGCGCGGCGCTGTCGCGCTCTGCGAGGACCTGGGAGTGATGTCGCGTACCATCGGCACGTCTCTGCCACGCGTCGCGTATGTGCTCCGCCGCGGCCGTCTTCACCCGCTCCCGAACGGGGTGGCGCTTGGCGTTCCCACGAATCTGGCGTCGCTTGCAACCACTCGCTTGCTCTCTCTTCGCGGGAAGCTGCGCGCGGCATGCGATCTCATCCTCCCCGGCTCTCTTGCTCCGGGCGCCGCAGATGAGTCGATCGGCTCCCTGCTTCGTCGGCGACTCGGCCGGGAAGCCGTAGACTGGCTCGCGGAACCGATTCTCGGTGGCATCTACGGCGGCAATATCGACGAGCTCTCCGCTCGTCTGGCGTTGCCGGGGTTGTGGCAAGCGCTGACCGAACGAAGAAGCATCGTCGTAGGGATGCGAGCAGGCAGGCATCTTCCTCCGGCCGGCGGCGCGTTTCGCTCCTTCCCGGGCGGTATGGTCGAGCTCGTCCAGGCGATCGTGGATGCGCTACCTCCCGGCTCGATCCAGTGTCGTGCCCACGTCACAGGGGTCACGACTTCGCCTGATGTCACCGTGATGCTGGCCTCCGGCGCGCGGATGAGGGCCGATGGCGTCGTGCTCGCCGCCCCTGCCCACGTCGCCGCTGAGCTCCTCGAATCGGTGGATGCCGTTGTCGCAGACCATTGCCGCAGCATCCCGCACACCTCTCTAGCATCCGTCGCGCTCGCGTATCCGCGCTCCTCGGTAACGCACCCCCTGGCTGGCAGCGGGTTTGTCGTGCCCGCGCTCGAGCACGATTACCCATTGACCGCAGCGACATGGGTGTCGTCGAAGTGGCCTGGCCGTGCGCCCCACGGCTTTGTCTTGCTTCGCGCTTTCTTCGGCGGATCACGCGGCCCTGACTTGGTCGACCTCGACGACCGAACGATGGCGGCACGCGCGCACGAAGCGTTGTCGCCACTCCTGGGCATCGTTGGCGACCCAACGCTGACGCGGGTGTATCGGTGGCGACTTGCAAGCGCGCAACACACCGTGGGCCACGGCGTCCGCGTCGCTGAAATTGCCGCGCGTCTCGGCAAACACCCTCGCATCACGCTCGCGGGAAGCGGCTATCGCGCCCTGGGCATTCCTGACTGCATTGCCGACGCAAGGGCCACGGCGAGGGGGGTGGCGGATCGCTTAGCAAGGGGCAGCGGGTGA
- the rocF gene encoding arginase: MGTLHIIGVPLDLGAGRRGVDMGPSALRIAEIGPRLSAIGHLVVDHGNVDAPTPETKDSGEPTKKYIGEIAAVCETLFEQSLAALSEGGVPLLLGGDHSLAAGSVAASAAFAKRSGRAIGLLWIDAHGDMNTPETSSSGNVHGMPLAALVGPEPAELALLGGFSPKVQPAHTVLIGVRNLDESEKRRIRSSGIHVFTMKDIDRRGIASVMEEALALGSSDTAGIHVSLDLDVCDPSIAPGVGTPVRGGLVYREAHTLMEMVADSDRLLALDIVEVNPVLDVRNQTAILGAELASSALGKKIL; the protein is encoded by the coding sequence ATGGGTACACTGCACATCATTGGAGTTCCGCTCGACCTCGGCGCCGGGCGTCGTGGTGTGGACATGGGGCCCTCGGCACTCCGCATTGCCGAGATCGGCCCTCGCCTGTCCGCGATCGGACACCTCGTGGTCGATCACGGCAACGTCGATGCCCCCACGCCTGAAACCAAGGACAGCGGCGAGCCGACCAAGAAATACATCGGGGAGATCGCTGCGGTCTGCGAGACCCTGTTCGAACAGTCACTGGCGGCGTTATCGGAAGGTGGCGTGCCCCTCCTTCTCGGCGGAGACCATAGCTTGGCCGCTGGGTCGGTGGCCGCGTCGGCAGCCTTCGCCAAGCGGTCCGGAAGGGCCATCGGCCTACTCTGGATCGACGCGCACGGCGACATGAACACGCCGGAGACCAGCTCGAGCGGCAATGTGCACGGGATGCCGCTTGCGGCGCTCGTGGGTCCCGAGCCGGCGGAGCTTGCGCTTCTGGGCGGGTTCAGCCCCAAGGTGCAGCCGGCGCACACCGTGTTGATTGGCGTCCGCAACCTGGACGAATCCGAGAAGCGACGGATCCGATCGTCCGGGATTCACGTCTTTACGATGAAGGACATCGACCGGCGCGGAATCGCCTCTGTGATGGAGGAGGCACTGGCCCTGGGCAGCAGTGACACGGCAGGGATCCATGTCTCACTCGATCTCGACGTCTGCGATCCTTCGATTGCCCCCGGTGTCGGCACGCCCGTCCGGGGCGGCCTCGTCTACCGAGAAGCACACACGCTCATGGAGATGGTGGCCGACTCGGATCGCCTCCTCGCGCTCGATATCGTCGAAGTGAATCCAGTGCTGGATGTGCGCAACCAAACGGCGATCCTCGGCGCCGAGCTCGCGAGCTCGGCGCTCGGTAAGAAGATCCTATGA
- the hemE gene encoding uroporphyrinogen decarboxylase, which produces MNQQNHSNRFLRACRRQPVDATPVWFMRQAGRYMAEYRALREKHSLLELCQTPELAAEITLQPLHRIEVDAAILFSDLLLPLAPMGLPFEFVHGEGPVVHTPLRTQEDIDRLRPLDPRADLPFVLEAVRLVKQELDSTLPLIGFAGAPFTLASYAVEGGPSKTFARTKALMYTAPEAWHQLCSKLADAASALLDAQISAGVDAVQLFDSWVGQLSARDYREFALPHTRRVFDALGGRVPTIHFGTGTSALLETMRDAGGDVIGVDWRVPLDEAWMRIGFDRAVQGNLDPTLLLGSRWRIREGAEDVLQRAAGRPGHIFNLGHGILPTTPPEHVQMLARFVHEASSREALDP; this is translated from the coding sequence TTGAATCAGCAAAACCACTCGAATCGATTCCTGCGCGCCTGCAGACGGCAGCCGGTGGACGCAACGCCTGTATGGTTCATGCGCCAAGCCGGGCGTTACATGGCAGAGTATCGGGCGCTGCGCGAGAAGCACTCGTTGTTGGAACTCTGTCAAACGCCCGAACTTGCCGCAGAGATTACGCTCCAACCGCTGCATCGCATCGAGGTCGACGCCGCCATCTTGTTCTCGGACCTCTTGTTGCCGCTCGCGCCGATGGGCTTGCCTTTCGAGTTCGTCCACGGCGAAGGCCCTGTCGTCCACACGCCGCTCAGGACCCAGGAGGACATCGACCGCTTGCGGCCGCTCGACCCCCGCGCCGACCTGCCGTTCGTCCTCGAAGCCGTCCGGCTCGTGAAGCAGGAGCTCGACAGCACGCTGCCACTGATTGGGTTTGCCGGCGCACCGTTTACCCTCGCCTCGTACGCGGTGGAGGGGGGCCCTTCCAAGACCTTCGCTCGGACGAAGGCGCTCATGTACACGGCGCCGGAAGCCTGGCATCAGCTCTGCAGCAAGCTTGCCGACGCAGCGTCTGCGCTCCTCGACGCTCAAATATCTGCGGGCGTGGATGCTGTCCAGCTCTTCGATTCCTGGGTTGGTCAGCTCTCGGCGCGTGACTATCGCGAGTTTGCCCTTCCTCACACGCGCCGGGTTTTCGACGCACTCGGGGGACGGGTGCCGACAATCCATTTCGGCACCGGGACTTCTGCGCTGCTCGAGACGATGCGCGACGCTGGTGGAGACGTGATTGGCGTGGACTGGCGGGTGCCGCTCGACGAGGCCTGGATGCGGATTGGGTTCGATCGGGCCGTGCAAGGCAACCTCGATCCGACGCTGCTCCTCGGATCGCGATGGCGGATTCGCGAAGGTGCGGAAGATGTGCTTCAGCGGGCGGCAGGTCGTCCTGGCCACATCTTCAACCTGGGCCATGGCATCCTACCGACCACCCCACCGGAGCATGTTCAGATGCTGGCGCGGTTCGTTCACGAAGCATCGAGTAGGGAAGCCCTAGATCCCTAG
- a CDS encoding aspartate kinase: MPRFSRSRLVVQKYGGSSVATPERVAAVADRILECRKTHDHIVVAVSAMGKTTDQLVALANSVSCNPHGRELDQLLACGEQIAVSVLGLALQDRGARPVSLTAAQCGIRTDGSFNNARIHQVETQRVLRELEAGRIVIVAGFQGVTDGHEITTLGRGGGDITGAAMAAALKAPVCEICTDVDGVYSADPNVVPNARFIEELSYEECIELAASGAKVLHPRAAEICMQEGVPIHVRSSFHTRPGTWVRGGAIKMEEAAVVGVTADKKVAKVTLLDVHDEPGVAAKVFKDLAQASVNVRLIIQAAATHDRNRITFTVDLDSAPAVRALAPTWLKRKIAGEVLVETDVAKIAIVGSRIASTPGLAARMFEALATHRINIDCISTSEMKVSCVISATQLDEAVRAIHEEFFGKRKPRASGAATTASSRRRKAS, encoded by the coding sequence ATGCCTCGATTTTCCCGTTCACGTCTCGTTGTGCAGAAATATGGTGGCAGCTCGGTCGCGACACCAGAGCGTGTGGCTGCCGTCGCCGATCGCATTCTCGAGTGCCGTAAGACCCACGATCACATAGTGGTCGCAGTGTCCGCAATGGGCAAGACCACTGACCAGTTGGTCGCGCTGGCCAACAGCGTCTCGTGCAACCCCCACGGCCGCGAGCTCGACCAGCTCTTGGCGTGCGGCGAGCAGATTGCCGTCTCGGTGCTCGGCCTTGCCCTCCAGGATCGCGGTGCGCGGCCGGTGTCACTGACCGCCGCCCAGTGCGGAATTCGGACCGACGGTTCCTTCAACAACGCCCGCATCCACCAGGTCGAGACCCAGCGCGTTCTTCGCGAGCTCGAGGCTGGACGAATCGTCATCGTGGCCGGCTTTCAGGGGGTGACCGATGGCCACGAAATCACGACGCTCGGCCGAGGTGGTGGCGACATTACCGGCGCGGCCATGGCGGCCGCGCTGAAAGCGCCGGTCTGCGAGATCTGCACGGACGTCGATGGCGTCTACTCAGCAGACCCCAATGTCGTGCCGAATGCGCGGTTCATCGAAGAGCTGAGCTATGAGGAGTGCATCGAGCTCGCCGCGAGCGGTGCGAAGGTGCTGCACCCCCGAGCGGCCGAGATCTGCATGCAGGAAGGAGTACCCATCCACGTGCGATCGAGCTTCCACACGAGGCCAGGCACCTGGGTCCGGGGAGGAGCCATCAAGATGGAAGAAGCGGCTGTCGTCGGAGTCACAGCAGACAAGAAGGTTGCGAAGGTCACGCTGCTCGACGTACATGACGAGCCGGGCGTCGCCGCAAAGGTCTTCAAGGACCTGGCGCAGGCCAGCGTGAACGTACGTCTCATCATCCAAGCGGCGGCGACGCACGACCGTAATCGCATCACGTTCACGGTCGATCTCGATAGCGCACCCGCCGTGCGGGCGCTCGCGCCAACCTGGCTCAAACGCAAGATCGCCGGCGAGGTCCTGGTGGAGACAGACGTCGCGAAGATCGCCATCGTCGGGTCACGCATTGCGTCGACGCCAGGCTTGGCCGCGCGGATGTTCGAGGCGCTGGCCACACATCGCATCAACATTGACTGCATCAGCACGTCGGAGATGAAAGTCTCCTGCGTGATCAGCGCCACGCAGCTCGACGAGGCAGTCCGCGCGATTCACGAGGAGTTCTTCGGCAAGCGCAAGCCAAGAGCGAGCGGCGCTGCGACGACAGCCTCGTCCCGCCGCCGAAAGGCTTCGTGA
- a CDS encoding DUF2911 domain-containing protein: protein MCATKRRSSAPSSRARRSVRRSYDGSSTINPREVTSMLVNTRFATALLVGSLALASAPAAAQEVEEVHPGKGGSPHEAHTWTVGDATIKITYGRPNLKGRDLDELVSESAPDGPVWRTGADEATTLDVSQGLKIGDLSVPAGTYTLYTLPGESDWQLVVSKQTGQWGTEYDEGQDLGRSPMTKETLSEPVEQLTFKVDETDAGGTLAIEWGTTRVSAPFTVGQ from the coding sequence ATGTGCGCAACCAAACGGCGATCCTCGGCGCCGAGCTCGCGAGCTCGGCGCTCGGTAAGAAGATCCTATGATGGAAGTTCAACCATCAACCCCAGGGAGGTCACATCGATGCTAGTCAACACCCGATTTGCCACAGCGCTCCTCGTCGGCTCACTCGCGCTTGCGTCTGCGCCGGCGGCTGCGCAAGAGGTCGAAGAGGTCCATCCCGGCAAGGGCGGGAGCCCGCACGAAGCGCACACCTGGACCGTGGGCGATGCCACCATCAAGATTACGTATGGGCGTCCGAATCTGAAGGGGCGCGATCTCGACGAGCTCGTCAGTGAGTCAGCTCCGGACGGCCCGGTGTGGCGCACCGGCGCTGATGAGGCCACCACGCTCGACGTGAGCCAGGGGCTCAAGATCGGTGACCTGAGCGTACCGGCGGGCACCTATACGCTCTACACGCTTCCCGGGGAAAGCGACTGGCAGCTCGTTGTCAGCAAGCAGACGGGCCAGTGGGGCACGGAGTATGACGAAGGCCAGGATCTGGGCCGCTCCCCAATGACCAAGGAGACGCTTTCCGAGCCGGTCGAGCAGCTCACCTTCAAGGTGGACGAAACAGACGCCGGCGGCACGCTGGCGATCGAGTGGGGCACGACACGGGTGTCCGCACCGTTCACCGTCGGACAGTAA
- a CDS encoding threonine synthase codes for MSTLVGLECHLCHARFPAEALFVCDQCFGPLEPVYDYERARATLTRDAVAARPKNLWRYRELLPIAGEPRTGLNSGFTPLVKAERLAARLGVREMYIKDDSVNHPTLSYKDRVVSVAATRAIELGFTVFGCASTGNLANSVSAHAARLGLSCYVFIPDDLEPAKVLGSQVYAPQVLAIHGTYDDVNRLCTQVADKHHWGFANINLRSYYAEGAKTVGFEIVEQLGWRFPQHVVSPVAGGTLLPRIARAFRECRHLGLASGEIPKMYAAQADGCAPVVRALHEGLEHPEPVRPATIAKSIAIGNPADGFQVLETLRGTNGWGATATDGEILDAIQLLAETEGIFTEPAGGTTVAVARKLIEEGRIAPDESVVVCITGNGYKTSELMVDRMADPVQLSRSLGDFDRWLEEEGVRGQGAGGSMVGPATVADGRGQ; via the coding sequence ATGTCCACGCTTGTTGGTCTCGAGTGTCATCTGTGTCATGCGCGCTTCCCCGCCGAAGCACTCTTCGTGTGCGATCAATGCTTCGGCCCCCTGGAGCCCGTGTATGACTACGAGCGCGCACGTGCCACGCTGACCCGTGATGCCGTCGCGGCACGCCCGAAGAATCTGTGGCGCTATCGCGAGCTGTTGCCGATCGCGGGTGAGCCGCGCACGGGCCTCAACTCGGGGTTCACGCCGCTCGTCAAGGCGGAGCGTCTTGCGGCCCGCCTCGGTGTCCGCGAGATGTACATCAAGGACGACAGCGTGAATCACCCCACGCTCTCCTACAAGGATCGGGTCGTGTCGGTTGCCGCCACGCGCGCCATCGAGCTGGGGTTCACCGTCTTCGGCTGTGCCTCGACCGGTAATCTCGCCAACTCGGTTTCGGCGCACGCGGCGCGGCTCGGATTGAGCTGCTACGTTTTCATCCCGGACGATCTCGAGCCTGCCAAGGTGCTGGGCTCGCAGGTGTACGCGCCCCAAGTCCTCGCCATCCACGGCACCTACGACGACGTGAACCGGTTGTGCACACAGGTGGCCGACAAGCACCACTGGGGATTTGCCAACATCAATCTCCGCAGCTACTACGCCGAGGGTGCCAAAACGGTGGGATTCGAGATCGTCGAGCAGCTCGGCTGGCGCTTCCCACAACATGTCGTTTCGCCGGTTGCGGGGGGGACACTCTTGCCTCGAATTGCGCGCGCCTTTCGCGAGTGTCGTCATCTCGGGTTGGCGTCGGGCGAGATCCCCAAGATGTACGCAGCGCAGGCGGACGGTTGCGCACCGGTGGTGCGCGCCCTCCACGAGGGACTCGAGCATCCGGAGCCAGTGCGGCCGGCCACGATTGCCAAGTCCATTGCCATCGGCAATCCAGCGGACGGATTTCAGGTGCTCGAAACGCTTCGTGGCACCAACGGCTGGGGCGCCACCGCAACCGACGGCGAGATTCTGGACGCCATCCAACTCCTGGCAGAAACAGAAGGAATCTTCACGGAGCCTGCGGGCGGCACGACGGTTGCCGTGGCCCGCAAGCTGATCGAGGAGGGACGCATTGCGCCAGACGAGTCCGTTGTCGTTTGCATTACCGGCAACGGTTACAAAACCTCGGAGCTGATGGTCGACCGCATGGCCGACCCCGTCCAGCTGAGTCGCTCGCTCGGCGATTTCGACAGGTGGCTCGAAGAAGAAGGGGTCAGGGGCCAGGGGGCAGGGGGCAGTATGGTTGGCCCCGCGACGGTGGCTGACGGCCGAGGGCAGTAA
- a CDS encoding VWA domain-containing protein — MTRSFLARAVSAVVTCLVLAAGSGVQSSGGEWSGGLGEAPQPAAQAKPPAAGQAPAQKPRQKPGQKPERKPQQPGGQERAGGEGQKQDPTFRTGVTMVLQDVQPRESRNGQFIADLKKDDFEVLEDGVEQEIVSFTLVHGGRHYNLLEPPPPPPQEGLLLPTSAPTNDAAGRIFILFVDDLHLDFRNTGRIRELFKKISTTLIHEGDMFAIVSTGPSSLAIDPTYDHKRLDDAIERISGSALRPNEIVEGPEGAQGPSEIRYRAHVAFSTAYDLVREFEKIQHRRKAFVYVSNGYDFDPFPRGRLKYQYERYGGSTGGVYDGEDINPEDPTAIYRRQGQQFADADLVRELAELTRACNRANVTMYTIDPRGLVGMPDLDENVDMTEFNDYIRKSQDSLRVIAEETGGFAVVNQNDFEKGLKRIDNETSDYYVLGYYTSNPDPTQRLRRIEVNVNRKNVNVWHRSSYTLRPEETSSQ; from the coding sequence ATGACAAGGTCGTTCCTCGCACGCGCCGTGTCCGCTGTAGTTACGTGTCTGGTCCTCGCCGCGGGAAGCGGCGTGCAGTCGTCCGGCGGGGAATGGAGCGGAGGTCTGGGAGAGGCGCCGCAACCAGCGGCCCAGGCCAAGCCGCCGGCGGCCGGTCAAGCGCCGGCGCAGAAGCCAAGGCAAAAGCCAGGGCAAAAGCCGGAGCGGAAGCCGCAGCAGCCCGGGGGACAAGAGCGGGCCGGGGGCGAAGGGCAGAAGCAAGACCCGACGTTCCGAACCGGCGTGACGATGGTTCTCCAAGACGTCCAGCCCCGCGAGAGTCGCAATGGTCAGTTCATTGCGGATCTCAAGAAGGACGACTTCGAGGTCCTCGAGGACGGCGTCGAGCAGGAGATCGTGTCATTCACGCTCGTGCACGGTGGCCGGCACTACAATCTCTTGGAGCCGCCGCCTCCGCCGCCGCAAGAAGGGCTCCTCCTCCCGACAAGCGCGCCCACCAACGACGCGGCGGGTCGAATCTTCATCCTGTTTGTCGACGACCTCCACCTCGACTTTCGGAACACGGGCCGGATCCGCGAGCTCTTCAAGAAGATCTCGACCACACTCATCCACGAAGGCGACATGTTTGCCATTGTCTCCACCGGTCCTTCGTCTTTGGCTATCGACCCGACATACGATCACAAGCGACTGGACGACGCCATCGAGCGGATCAGCGGCTCGGCGCTGCGGCCGAACGAGATCGTCGAAGGTCCCGAGGGCGCACAGGGACCCTCGGAGATCCGCTACCGGGCGCACGTTGCCTTCTCGACGGCCTACGATTTGGTCCGTGAGTTCGAGAAGATTCAGCATCGACGGAAGGCGTTCGTCTATGTGAGCAACGGATACGACTTCGATCCGTTCCCACGAGGCCGCCTCAAGTATCAGTACGAGCGGTATGGCGGGTCTACCGGCGGCGTCTACGATGGTGAAGACATCAATCCCGAAGATCCGACCGCAATTTATCGCCGGCAGGGACAGCAGTTCGCAGATGCCGATCTGGTGCGCGAGCTTGCGGAGCTCACACGCGCGTGCAACCGGGCGAACGTCACGATGTACACGATCGATCCGCGCGGTCTCGTGGGGATGCCGGACCTCGACGAGAACGTGGACATGACGGAGTTCAACGACTACATCCGCAAGTCGCAGGACAGCCTACGCGTGATCGCCGAAGAGACCGGCGGCTTTGCGGTGGTCAATCAGAACGATTTCGAGAAGGGACTCAAGCGGATCGACAACGAGACCAGCGACTACTACGTCCTCGGGTACTACACGTCCAATCCTGATCCGACACAGCGGCTACGGCGCATCGAAGTGAACGTCAACCGAAAGAACGTCAACGTGTGGCACCGTAGCTCTTATACGCTTCGCCCTGAAGAAACGTCGTCGCAATAG
- a CDS encoding homoserine dehydrogenase, translating to MPLNVGLVGFGTVGTAVARLITERRDGLLRVTHVCNRHVAAKRVDWLPPDVQWTDCFDDLLDFPVDVVVELVGGLDPAATWVARSLEAGKAVVTANKQLIATRGGELLELACRHHTELAFEAAVGGGIPVVRGVRDGIAGDRLRSIVGILNGTCNFMLTRIEHGGVSYAAALREAQERGYAEADPKEDVDGYDARAKLCILARVGLGVELEPAQVPAYSIHALDHIDFTYARRLQATIRQVSRVALRADADERLEASVGPALVPQSSPLAAILGSRNIVVTTGDYGSETLFAGHGAGGNPTAVAVVSDLVSLARHGAQPVNVCQRGAKRPEVVSDTQSPHYLRLVVHDRPGIIADLARVLAAHAINIDAVLQEPGNPKNALPFVVTLERCPASTMRRAVEEITALDFNVQPPVCLPML from the coding sequence ATGCCCCTAAACGTCGGCCTTGTCGGCTTCGGAACGGTAGGTACGGCCGTTGCCCGCCTTATCACGGAGCGTCGCGATGGCTTGCTCCGGGTGACGCATGTCTGCAACCGTCACGTTGCGGCCAAGCGTGTGGATTGGCTGCCGCCCGACGTGCAGTGGACCGACTGCTTCGACGACCTTCTCGACTTTCCGGTCGACGTCGTCGTGGAGCTCGTCGGCGGGCTCGATCCGGCCGCAACGTGGGTTGCACGGTCGCTCGAAGCTGGTAAGGCCGTGGTCACGGCGAACAAACAGCTCATTGCCACGCGCGGCGGCGAGCTGCTCGAGCTTGCGTGCCGACATCACACGGAGCTTGCCTTCGAGGCGGCCGTTGGCGGCGGCATTCCGGTCGTGCGCGGCGTGCGGGACGGCATTGCCGGCGATCGGCTGCGAAGCATCGTGGGCATCCTGAACGGCACGTGCAACTTCATGCTCACCCGAATCGAGCACGGCGGCGTGAGCTATGCGGCGGCGCTCCGCGAAGCACAAGAGCGCGGCTACGCAGAGGCCGATCCCAAAGAAGACGTCGATGGGTACGACGCGCGCGCAAAGCTGTGCATCCTCGCGCGCGTGGGGCTCGGCGTCGAGCTCGAGCCGGCGCAGGTGCCGGCCTATTCGATCCACGCGCTCGATCACATCGACTTCACCTACGCCCGTCGGTTGCAAGCCACCATCCGCCAAGTGTCGCGCGTCGCGCTCAGAGCGGACGCGGACGAGCGCCTCGAAGCCAGCGTCGGCCCCGCGCTCGTGCCGCAATCTTCTCCGCTCGCCGCCATTCTCGGCAGCCGCAACATCGTTGTGACGACCGGCGACTATGGGAGCGAGACGCTCTTTGCCGGACACGGCGCAGGCGGCAATCCAACTGCCGTCGCCGTGGTCTCGGATTTGGTGTCGCTCGCGCGGCACGGTGCGCAGCCAGTCAACGTGTGCCAGCGCGGAGCCAAACGTCCCGAGGTGGTGAGCGATACGCAATCGCCCCACTACCTGCGCCTGGTGGTTCACGACCGTCCCGGCATCATCGCAGACCTCGCCCGGGTGCTGGCGGCCCACGCCATCAACATCGACGCCGTCCTGCAAGAGCCTGGCAACCCGAAGAACGCGTTGCCGTTTGTCGTCACACTGGAGCGCTGCCCGGCGTCGACGATGCGCCGCGCGGTGGAGGAAATCACGGCGCTCGACTTCAACGTCCAGCCGCCCGTGTGCCTGCCGATGCTATAA
- the thrB gene encoding homoserine kinase translates to MNRVPFSLAVPASMGNLGPGFDTLGLALSLYLHVRVTDVVDDNRSTLTCDFGDVAPDGENLIAQAYRRMADRHGAGPSLRVTVRSAIPMKAGLGSSAAAIVAGLRLYEAVTKPCELEELLATAAALEGHPDNTSPALLGGLTVSCVDEAGRVTALASPWPERVRVVVATPETRLETKAARDVLPSTVSRSDAVFNLQRVALLLQAVHAGRVDLLRTAVQDRLHQPFRTPLVPGLYDALRLEDPALVGVFLSGAGPSISALVDGNSGPVVRLFEELYSRLGVSCVVRDLSVHQPVRPSDTMPAIQEPVIGQRGHTRQAPKAL, encoded by the coding sequence ATGAACCGGGTACCTTTTTCGTTAGCTGTTCCCGCGTCCATGGGCAACCTTGGGCCGGGCTTCGACACGCTCGGGCTCGCGCTCTCCCTCTATCTCCACGTCCGCGTGACCGATGTTGTCGATGACAACCGCTCGACGCTCACCTGCGACTTCGGCGACGTGGCCCCGGACGGCGAGAATCTCATCGCCCAGGCCTATCGCCGGATGGCGGACCGGCACGGCGCCGGTCCGTCGCTTCGCGTGACGGTTCGCTCGGCCATCCCGATGAAGGCGGGGCTCGGCAGCAGCGCAGCGGCCATCGTCGCCGGCCTGCGACTCTATGAAGCCGTAACGAAGCCGTGTGAGCTCGAGGAGCTCTTGGCGACCGCCGCCGCCCTCGAGGGACACCCGGACAATACGTCTCCGGCGCTCCTTGGCGGTCTCACGGTGAGCTGCGTGGACGAGGCGGGTCGCGTCACGGCCCTGGCGTCACCGTGGCCCGAGCGGGTGCGCGTGGTGGTCGCAACGCCGGAGACAAGGCTCGAGACGAAAGCGGCCCGCGACGTGCTGCCTAGCACGGTGTCGAGATCCGATGCCGTCTTCAACTTGCAACGCGTCGCGCTGCTCCTCCAGGCTGTGCACGCGGGGCGTGTCGATCTCCTACGCACAGCGGTGCAGGACCGGCTGCATCAGCCGTTTCGGACACCGTTGGTACCGGGGCTCTATGACGCACTTCGCCTCGAGGATCCGGCGCTGGTCGGCGTATTCTTGAGCGGAGCGGGGCCGTCGATTTCCGCGCTCGTCGATGGCAATTCCGGCCCCGTGGTCCGGCTGTTCGAGGAGCTCTACAGCCGGCTCGGTGTATCTTGCGTCGTCCGCGACCTGTCCGTTCACCAGCCGGTGCGGCCCTCCGACACGATGCCAGCAATCCAGGAGCCGGTGATTGGTCAGCGCGGCCATACGCGCCAGGCGCCAAAGGCCCTGTGA